The region atccccatattattacttaccctcttgctcttttgcaccccagtatcgctacttgcacatcatcatctgcacatatatcactccagtattaatgctaaattgtaattattttcgcctctatggcctatttattgcctacctgcCTACtctcctacatttgcacacactgtacatagatctttctatttttattttcttttgtgttattgactgtacatttgtttatgtgtaactctgtgttgttgtttttgtcacactgctttgctttatcttggccaggtcgcagttgtaaatgagaacttgttctcaactggcctacctggttaaataaaggtgaaataaaacatttaaaaataaacaCAAGTATGCAGAGCTGCAGTGCAGGAAGTGTCACTCTGAAGAGGGCACTGTTTCCTCACAATAATACCGTGTTGGTGAGGGTAAAGCAGGAGGATAGAGGGCCATGAAGCCAGAtggcacaaagaccagggagcacCATTTCCTTACCAGTCCAGCTAAGTCCCAGGTGGTCAGCCACGATGGCCATCCGCAGGTCTGTTCGCTCACAGGGACTCTGAGGACCTGAAGGGCAGAGAACATCTATTAATCAACACTGTTCAGTATCTTTTCTACTGACTGAAATTGGAGTACAGAGGACTCTTTCCTTTTCTGGCCAAGCGTGGAATTTTCCAAATTATATAAATTCATACTGAGTGTTTTGCAGCCTCTCCTCTGGGTTTGATATAGACATGTTTAATCAACAGGTTTACCGTGAATGTGAATTGTATTATTCAATGGGTTGGTTAGGCTGACAACACTTCAGATTTGGTTTCCAGAATGGCAAGAAAAGGCAGACTAGACACAATATGACGGACTACAGTGTGTCATTTGGACACAGATGCTCTGTGAATGTTTGTGAATAtgtatcctcaaagcaggcagtAATTGTCATAAGAACTATACAAACAAAATAAAGTAAAAACATTGGTCAAAAGTGTCATGTACTCGTAGGAGCTCTAGTGGACTCACAGTTCTTAATGGGACTACACAGTACACATGCGGACAACCTTTGTGTTTTTGCTAAGGCTAATTAGCTCAGTGACACAACCTGAACATGAAATAGAATAAACTAGAACTGCTGTTATCAGTAGCCAccctgcacagacagacagatagacagactcaGTAGCCGTCAACAGGAAACTGGCTGTGCCAGTGCACCAGTCACTACTCTGGCATGCTGAGGTCTCTGACAACTAAGGGGttggggggagaaggaggagagtctGACAAGGACAAATACAGTACATAGATGACGATGACAGAATGACGGCTACTATTTTAAGAGAATAAACACGCCACAGGCAATCAATCACAACGACTTCATGCAACTAAGGTTTTAACAAGTGTGAAAGTTTTACAAACTAGGCTTGATCTCCGCGACGGGGGGCGCCCGAGGCCCCGCAACCTGACTGCCCTCCTTCCCACCAGTCCGCCTACTCCTCCTGCTCCTTTCACTGCCGGAGGCCCTGTCGACCTTAGCTCTTACGGACAAGGCCCCGGCCTCAGCTCTCGAGCCTCTACCAGACCTCGACGAGCGGGAGGGCTGAGAGGGGGCCGACAGAGAGGTGCTCCTGGAGGTGCTGTCTTCCTCGGACTGTTCTCCCTGTGTCTTTTTCTCTTCGTCTGACAGGCGGTCGGCCAGCTTTAGCGTCTCCCCGCTAATGCCCTTAAAGTACTCGATGGTGCGTTTACAAACCTCGCTGGCGTTCTCCCTACTCGTCTCACCTGCCGAGCTAACCTGAGATCTGTTTTTAATGGAGAACCTGgagggtaactgtatagctactCTTTCCCTGCTAGACTGAGCTGTTACCTGCACTGATATTGGGGAGCTGGTTGTGCTGCTCTTTTTAATATCTTTGATTGGGATTCTAGACCTGGGCTCTACTTTGGCAATGACAGGCTCTGCTCTTCTCCTGACCTCAGCCTTGACAACCTGTTTGGGTTTTTGCTTCCCTATTGCTGTGGCTTGTGTACGAAAAGACCACCCTGGCGCTTTGACAGGCAGCCTAGACTTTTGCTGCTTCGTCTCAGCTTCCTTGATGGCTTCACTTTCTCTTTGTTCAGCCTGAACACTGCTTTCTTCTACTCTCTCTACAGAGTCACTACAGAACAAAGCTTCAATCCTACTGGCTTTCTGAAGTGTGGGTTCAGAAGACGACTGCAAATTAAACACCACACTGCCACACTGTATATAGTTAGCCTGCACGCTTGAGGACTCaaggttattgttgttattgcagTTCTCTGCAGGGTAATCTCTTCTTTCTGACAGCTTTGGATCTGTGTATCCGCTAGACTGACTCTCCACTGACTGGTTTTCCAAGTTAATGTACTCTGCCATCTGACTTTCTGCCATCTCTGCCTTACATTCTTTGAGATCCCCAGAGTCTTTTTTCACTGTAATGGAGACGGCTATTCCCATCTTAATGGGGGTGCGTAATTTGGGGTCAACTTTAGAGGCCGTAATCGTGCATGAGGATGTGATCTCGGCTACAGTGACACCAGAAGGCGCATCGCTACAGCCAGTGCCAGTCTGTGCAGGGCTGCACTTTGCTGATGTGCTGCTGTCTGTGGCAGTCTCTAccttcaccccttcacccctctccCCTGTTTTTGACTGAGAGGTAACTACCCCCGGActcttaccccctctccccttgtCCCCTGATTTCCCATCAGAGGAATGCTCACCAATCTGGAAAAATTGAAGTCTCTCTTCAACAAAGTCCCGCTTGCTCATGTCAATTGCACCACTGCGCGTCATCTCAAACATCTTCCCCTCGTGGAAGGGGAAAGGGTTAGGCTCGCTAGTCGGTGTGCTCTCATCAGTCGGGGTTCTAGCAGGGGTAGTGTCTGGAGTGGTGGCTTGCGACTTGTCATCCACAGACAAACCGAAAGGCTTGGGATCTTCTTCTTTCGCTTTGGCATCAAAAACTCCTTCTCCCCCTTTGCTTGACCAGGGGTCAAAGTCTAAGCCTTTCGTGGCGACAGTTTTGAAGGTAGAGTTTAACTCCTCTTCGAGTTGATAGCCAAAGAAGTTATCTGCAAAGCCTTGTCTATCGCCCTGTCTATCTGGATGTCTTCCCTCGAGAGTGTAGTCTTTTTCATCTCCAATGTTTTGATCTGAGTTTGCTTTCCCATTATCCCCTCCATCCTCACTTGGTGTTTTCTCCTCCTCTATGACTTCAAGCTTTGATTGACTAAAGGAACGATCACATGTCTTGCCGTCATTGGACAGGCTGGATGTCTTAGGGTCTTGTTCACTCAACCCATCATCCTCATCTTGAAGGTCATAGCCATCGAGAGAGTCTATTTCAGTAGCATCTGTGTCATGAGAGAACTCAGTTGTGGCAATGGAGCAGTCTGTGATTGACTGGTCATTTTGCTCCAAGTCTTCCTCCTCTGCTTTTACAACGCCATTAGTACCTGACTCCTTGTTGTTTCCGTTCCTCTCAGGCTTTTTGGGTTTCAGAcgcttctctccttcctccttctccttcatCTTGAAGGTGTACTTTTTGTTGGGGATGGGATGGAAGATAGACTCATCATCGCTAGAGTTACTGTCATCTGCTCCAGGGGGAACTGGAGACGGAGGCTGAACCCTGATGATGGGCTCTGCAAGGAGGTGCTGATCATGCTCCTCTTGGAGGTtcacctccatcatctctgtcTCAGCCTCTGAGGAGGCACAAGACCCCCTCTTCTCAGGGTCCGAATGCTCAGCCTCTAAAGGCGGAGGTGGGGGAAACTCAATGTAAGCGACTCGTTTCTCTTTGGGTCGTTTCAATGTTTCCTGGTTTCTGTTGGAGGGTTCTGATGAGGCAGGCTTGGTTTTCTGTGGCAGAGACTCCGTGTAGATGAAGGTCTTTCCTTCGTCTTCCTCAGACTCCTCTGCTATTGGACTGGGCATGCTGGGCATATATCCAATCACGGAATCTGTCTTTCTGGAGGCAAGGCTCACCTCCTCAGAGCTTGGTGTCTCAGGAGTAACAGGACTCTTGCCAGAGCTGTCCATGAAAGTTACTTGCTCTAAAGTGTCATCCTCTGGGCTGCCTTGAGGAGATGGGGGCTGTTTTTGTTTGACAGTATAAAATGCTCCCCGTGTCTCGTGCACTGTTCGGCTCTCGTGACTCACTATTTTTTGGTACGTTCCCAGCAGCCCAGTTGTTTCTTTTTCATATTGCTTGCCCACTTGGATGCTTACATAAACTGGCAATGGTTTGATGTCTTTGAAACCCTCAGTGACAACTACAGGGGTTATGTTTTCCAAGTATTCTACTTGGTCGCTATCTATACCATTACATACTACAGTTGACTGACTACTATCATAAGAATCTGAGGATTTTTCTACTGATGAGTCGTTTGTAGATTTGTTGGCTTCAGAGCTGCCATGTAACCGATTTCTAGCTAAAGTAGGTATTTGTGATCCTGCCCTTTCACATAGTTTAACAGAGGTATCTAACTTTAATGATGTGGATTGATGATTCTCTGAGAAACTACATGGCATTCTAACAGGAATTTGCGATTCCGAGTTTTTTTTTAGACTACCGGTACGTACATCACTACTATTTGGGTTTTCTCGAACCACAAGCTCTGTGTAAATAGTTTTCTTGGTTGTCTCTTCTTTACTGGTTATTCCATCTCTAAAGCCCTGCAGTTGTCTTTGTGAATTTCTGTCATTGCCATGCGCATCTTGAACTAACGTGTGAGCTAGTTTTGACACTTGCGGTTTATAGTTTCCATTTCCATGACATTCCCAAGTTTTGAAGGACTTTTTTTCTTCCTGTTCATTTCCGTTTGTGTCGTGTTTAGGAGATGAGCATATATACCTATTAGCACTGGGGCTTGGTCCACTAGATCCTCTAACCTCACTTTCTATAACTTTCCTGGTACTTCCTGGACTGTCTGGTGATTTGGGGATATTTGAGCCAGCAAAGACTTGATACACAGGCAGCGTACTTTCCTGGAGTTTTCTTACTGGGGCATTTGATGTTTGTCCCCATTGTGGACCCTTTTCTTGCTTCTGAGCCTCTTGTTCAAATTTTAGCCTAACAGCGCTGACTTTGGAGcatgacatttgaaatggttTAGAAGCGTCACCTGCATTGCCCTGTGAAGTGCCATCACCTGGTTTTCTATTgtcatcattatactgtagcagcACTCTCCTCTCTGGGCTGCTCGGTAAACTAGCACATTTTCTATCACTAGAGCCAAATCTGTCCCTGAAACGTTCTCTACATTCCTCACCACTGCTCCCATTCTTATAGGTTGATCTTTCAGGACTGCTGTGCGTAGAGCTAGGCCCAGATCGTGTTTCCCTAAAGTCTGACCTGCGGGACTTCTTCTCAGGGGATGAGAGCTCATCATTCAGTTTCTCCGTCTTATCACGAAAAAACTGAGAGACTTCACTAAGCTTTTCCTCTGCTTCCTTAACAGTTCTGTCTACTCTGTCTTCATATATTAGCTTTTCTCTATTCTGGCTCTGTCTGTCATCAGTGACACGCATCCAAACAGAGTGCTTTGGGCTACCAGGTTCGGAGGAATACTGCAATAATGTTAGTTTGTCAAAGTTATCATCTACATTGGCATTTTCACCTGATTTGTCAATGTTTGATGACCTCAAAATATATTCTTGCCTTGATCCACTAGACCGTTCCTGACTATAACTACTCCTATCTGGGGAGTGAAAATGAGACCTGTCCCTCAAATACTCCTCGGTGTCAGAGTGAGAAGAGTCTGGTTTCTCAGAGAGAAGCATTTTGTCTGCAAAGTTGTAGGACTCCCCTCTGAGTTCTGATGATTCATCATCATTATATTCCACTGACTGCTGGCTGAGAAGCTTCAGGGCTTTGTACGAGTCATCTGCCATGAGCTGTGCAGAGCTTGGACGACTGTCGTCTTCCTGTGACATGGGCGTGTTTACTCTGGAAGACTCTAGGTAACAGGGGAGCGATTCTTcaggctcctcctctccctgtcgcGACAGTCCGCTGTTCCCTTGGTAGAAGTACATCTCCTTCTCTGGGGCATTTTTTGTTTCCCGGATGATGACCTCAGTTGGTTCAGTTTTGTTGCCCTTTTCAATGTGAACCTCGATTATTCTTTCAACCTTGGGCTTTGAGTTTATATCCCTCTGCGATGTGTCATCATTGCCGGCCCTGTGCTCAAACAGTCCAGCAAGTTCTCTGGAGGGATCCCTGCCTGACTGGAAAGCTTTCATGATATCATGCACTGACATTGATTCTTCCATCCTCTCGGATGCATTCtctttactctggggtttgtggtacacCATTCGGGTGGTAGTCGTGATGTGGGTCTCTTCCTTCACACGCATGCTCTTGCCCATTGAGTCATCGTCTGGGCTGATTTTCATCTGAAATGATTTTGTTTGGTCCACATTGGATGCATTCAGAACTTTGGGTTCTGCATCAGTGTATCGAACTGCCCTTGTATCCTCCATCATTGGTTGCTTGTTATCTTCAGGAGACTCATAACTCCTAATAACACGAACAACCTCAGTCCTTGTCTCAGTGATTACTGGTGGAATATCCTGGAAAAGTGCCTTGGGTCCCATGCCTTCTGCACTCTGTGGGGCAGAGGGTGTCCTTTCACTCCTCGTCTCAAAGCCACTGTCTGAGAGGGGACTCTTGTCCTGGTCATGTGAGATGTCATCTGGAGATTCTAACATGGCATCAGGCCCAAATAGCACATCTGCTAGTTTACAGAGCTCCTTTTCTGAGGCAGAGGACCGCATGTTTGCGGGTGGCATTTTCAGCTTGTGCTCAGGTTTAAGCATTCGTTtttgtttctcctctccttcccttctaACCTCATCGGATTTATGCTTTGCATCTGCAGTTTTTGAGATAGAGCCACTGTCAATGTCATTTGTCAAGTAGTCTACTACCTTCAATAGATTAAAATCTCTGTCTGGTATAGTCTTAGTTTTGATTTGAGGAACCACTGTCTCATATCTTGGTGGATAACTCCAGTTGCTTGGCTGGGGATCCACTGGTGCTTGTTTAGAGCACTGTGCCTCATCGGTTTTATTCATTTTAATAGCCGTCTTGCTATCCTTGACCGTATCCTTGGTCAGTATCTCACTAACTTTGACCAGGTCCTGTTTGACTTTCTCTACAATTCTGCAAGGCTCCTCGTCCTCTATTTTAGCCTCTTTGGGAGAGTCAGACTGGAAACCTTTGGAGGCTGAACTTGGTTCTGTTTGCAAGATGTTAGACATCCGTATCAAGTCCTCTTTCATTTCTGCCACGTCCTTCAGTATCTCTTGGCTGGAGGACAGCGGGGATGAGGTGGTGGATTTCAGGGCAGTCGGGGGCATAAATAAGGGGGATTTGACAGGTGACAGAGTTCTGGCAAAGGAAGACTGGGCTGAGTTTGTCTCAGCAGGCATAGTTTTTCGAGAGGACGAGAGGGCAGCAGCTGGCGTTGACACTTCAGGGAGCTTTTTAAATTGGGGCTCTGGCAACACATTTATAACCGAATACACTGGGACCGTCATGGTGCCAGATGTGACAGTGGTGGTAGAGTTCGGTGGGGACCTTAGAGTGGCATATAGGGAACTAGAGGCTGAGGATCTTATGGATTGGTAAGATGATGACGCTGAGGAGGACATGGACTTCAGAGTGCCATATCCAGAGGCAGAGCAGGAATTGAAAGTCTTTTCAACCTCGTCAAAGGCTGCATTTACGCTTGTCGTTGCTGCATTGGTGGTTGCCTGTATCCTCTCCTGTAAGCTGCTGGAGAGTAGGGACGTGGGCGAGGAGGAGCGGTACTTTGTAGGGGATACTGTTCCATTGATCAGAGCTGCAGCACTAGGAGGTGTGTTGGATTTAATTGGTGAGGAAAGGGAGGAAAATAGACTTAAGGGGTCTGCATTGGACCGGACAGAGGAGAGGCCAGGAACAGTTTTTATAGGAGAGGACGATGCTGTGGTGCCCACCATGACACCCTTGAATGGCAGAGTTGAACTGTACATGTTCAGTGAGGATTTGGGGGAAGCAGGTGGGCTCATGGCGATTGATGACCTCTCTAGCAGACACCCCACACCAGTGCTGATGGGAGAGGTTCTAGAAGACAATGCTGCCAGTCCCTTGATGGAAACGGGGTCTGGAACGCTTCTGACTGGCGATGACAGGAGACTGGGGGTGACCTGAACTGGGTACTGGGTCTGCTGAACTACAGTCTTAATTGGGGATGAAATTGTCCTGTACGACCTGATGGGGGATGCTACGTCGCTGACTGACTTGATGGAATGGGCCGGTGAGCAGCCTATGTTGGACTTGATGGGGGATGCCGAGGTGATGGACCACACGGACTTCAGTGGAGAGGCATTGGGCGTGTTGGACGATGAACTGGAGTGGGAACCGAACCCAGACTTGGCTTGCTCAGGGACGGAGACAGGAACAGCCGACCACGCCTGATAAGATCTCGTTGAAAAGACAGGTTTGTAAGCGTAGCCAGTAGGCTGTGTTCTCTGCGAGCTCCGATCAGTTGTTTCTTGAATAACCAAACCAAAGATTGAACATAAATTCAACaaaaaataattgaaataataaaacaGGAAAACCAGAGAGAGAAAGTTGGCGTCAGTAGGCCAATATTAATCAAAGCAGTAAGAATAATACAATGGTGAATTTATGCAATGTCAATTACTATCTAAACAAAGGTTGGATGAAAAGTGATTGTTTGAGGTCAATGATCTGTCATAAATAGAAAAGATACAAGATAACACATGATGAAGCATATGAGGCAACGAAATGCTTGAGGTAGCTAACAGTGGAGAAGAAAATATTAGAAATGtaccaagacaacaacaacaaccactctAACCATGTGTGACTTTCGATGTGCTTTGTCTGTTTGCCTTTTTGCTACAGTGCCTTTTATATACTTGGTGCCCTTCATGATCATATGTTTTCAATGCCAAAAATGATCCCACAATCCTTTTGGTAGATTATTGGTGCAATAACTGTCTCAAGGGTTCACTTATTGATTGGTTCACACAAAATGAAAGAAGGCCCTGAACAATCGCAAAGCCCATAAGAGTGAGGTGTTCTTCAAAAGAATGAAAAAGATACAAGAGAATAATTTAATTTGACACAGGGTTCAAAATCTATTTCAAAAATAATAAATTAACATTTGGATGTTGCAATGCCAGTTGTTTTCCCACAAATGTGATGAGACAACAAAAAACAGGAAAATAAATTTCACAAAATGGAGAGGGTCTGCAAAGTATAAGACACAGTAAACCATGCAAGTGTTGTCGTGGATGGATATGAATCATGACGTCTATGATGACAGTATGGAAAGTGCTCATAATTCTACACTATGGATGTATGGATATATCATAAAGGCAATATCTTACACTGCATATGAAGTTGTACAACGTTTCTGAAAGTAAAGATGTTAAACTCACTCGCTGCAGGGTCGGTCAGATAGCTGTAGCGCTTACGCAAAGCTAAGGAGGCAAAGGTATGACGTCGGTCTGGTTTTTCAgtctgcaacaacaaaaacaacaaaatatgtTTTAACATAAAATGTAGATTGGATTTAAAGGCCAAAAAGGTATCTTCCCTTTTTTCACACTACTGCCAGAATTTCTcccattttgtggttttgaaatAAAATCAAGATGATGCATTTAGATTTTCTGAAGTCCATGTTGTTGAGATAGTAGGCACTGTAGGTGATTGTGTTGTAAGTCACCTTCGGCTGATGACTCAAATATCCATGCTTTCCTCTGATTGGATAGATTAAGTGTTACATTGGTGGTGCGATTTAAAGTGTATTTATCTGTCTAATTTTGAAGAAACACATGCAATATGTGATTATTAGATTTGGAGAACTCTGGTGAGATGTCCACAAGCTGACACTGAGAATGCACCTGATCTCTAAAATAAATGATTTAAAGAGGACTCACTCCATTAGTCATGGATGAATGTTCTTTTGAGATCATGAGATGTAATGTAAATGAAGGAAAACACTCTGAGATATAGCTATAAAACATGAAACATTCATGTCATCTTTTGCTGACTAGGTTATGTTGACTTTTCCTCATGCAACGAATAACTCATTGGTCTTGTATAGGTGTGAACAAAACATTGGCAGAAGATGGCTGAAACCACAACTAAGCTAGAGTACTATGCACTACAGCGGGGTTTATCCTCTTCTATCTGCcattccgaaagcactgtatgtcACGCTCTCTGAAAATAGTGTGGAGGGATGGTGTTTCCTACTAGCCTACCTACTGAACACATATGGAAAGAAAGATATGGAAAATAAGCCAGGGTGTGGTACACAAATTGCTCCACTTGGCTTGGGATGAGGACAATAATAATGAAA is a window of Salmo salar chromosome ssa18, Ssal_v3.1, whole genome shotgun sequence DNA encoding:
- the LOC106577144 gene encoding ankyrin-3 isoform X24, which codes for MAHAASALKKNRDVDVNAIEDEKEKKRRIKKLASREQKRKSDSNASYLRAARAGNLEKALDYLKSGVEINICNQNGLNALHLASKEGHVEVVAELLKLEANVDAATKKGNTALHIASLAGQTEVVKELVTNGANVNAQSQNGFTPLYMAAQENHIEVVRFLLEHNSSQSMATEDGFTPLAVALQQGHDQVVSLLLENDTKGKVRLPALHIAARKDDTKAAALLLQNDRNADVESKMMVNKTTESGFTPLHIAAHYGNINVATLLLNRGGAVDFMARNDITPLHVASKRGNSNMVKLLLDRGSKIDAKTKDGLTPLHCGARSGHEQVVEILLDRGAPILSKTKNGLSPLHMATQGDHINCVQLLLQNDVPVDDVTNDYLTALHVAAHCGHYKVAKLIVDKKANPNAKALNGFTPLHIACKKNRAKVMELLLKHGASIQAVTESGLTPIHVAAFMGHENIVNSLTHHGASPNTTNVRGETALHMAARAGQADVVRYLLQNGAKVETKAKDDQTALHISSRLGKADIVQQLLQRGASANAATTSGYTPLHLAAREGHEDVAAMLLDQGASLSASTKKGFSPLHVAAKYGKMEVASLLLQKRAAPDAAGKSGLTPLHVAAHYDNQRVALLLLDQGASPHAAAKNGYTPLHIAAKKNQMDIGTTLLEYGADTNAVTRQGISPVHLAAQEGSVDLVSLLLTKNASVNMGNKSGLTPLHLAAQEDKVNVAEVLLNQGADVDPSTKMGYTPLHVACHYGNVKMADFLIQNQARVDDKTKNGYTPLHQAAQQGHTHIINLLLQHGASANQLTVNGSTALSIACRLGYISVVDTLRPVTDENLTSVTATEKHKMNIPETMNEFLDMSDDEGEDAMTGDTDKYLRPQDLKELGDDSLPQEGYMGFSIGVRSASPRISSDRSNTLNRSSYARDSMMIEEILAPTKDTHLAVTRDYDAECLRRYSWTPDTIDHSNTVSSPIHSGLSSPLPQYDSRFLVSFMVDARGGSMRGSRSNGMRIIIPPRKCTAPTRITCRLAKRHKLAYPPPMVEGEGLVSRLVEVGPAGAQFLGPVIVEIPHFGSMRGKERELIVLRSDNGDTWKEHQYDCHPSDITDILNGMDEELDSNAELEKKRICRIITRDFPQYFAVVSRIKQESNHMGPEGGTLTSLTMPMVQASFPQGALTKKIRVGLQAQPVPDDMVRNLLGNRATFSPIVTVEPRRRKFHKPITMTIPVPPRSAEGHPIGPRGDSTPCLRLLCSITGGTSPAQWEDITGTTPLSFVTDCVSFTTNVSARFWLADCHQIPETVGLASQLYRELICVPYLAKFVVFAKMNDPVESRLRCFCMTDDKVDKTLEQQENFEEVARSKDIEVLEGKPIHVDCYGNLSPLIKSGQQLIFNFFSFKENRLPFNVKVRDMGQEPCGRLSFLKEPKTTKGLPQTAICNLNITLPTHKKDMMESDPDDETEKPDRRHTFASLALRKRYSYLTDPAAKTTDRSSQRTQPTGYAYKPVFSTRSYQAWSAVPVSVPEQAKSGFGSHSSSSSNTPNASPLKSVWSITSASPIKSNIGCSPAHSIKSVSDVASPIRSYRTISSPIKTVVQQTQYPVQVTPSLLSSPVRSVPDPVSIKGLAALSSRTSPISTGVGCLLERSSIAMSPPASPKSSLNMYSSTLPFKGVMVGTTASSSPIKTVPGLSSVRSNADPLSLFSSLSSPIKSNTPPSAAALINGTVSPTKYRSSSPTSLLSSSLQERIQATTNAATTSVNAAFDEVEKTFNSCSASGYGTLKSMSSSASSSYQSIRSSASSSLYATLRSPPNSTTTVTSGTMTVPVYSVINVLPEPQFKKLPEVSTPAAALSSSRKTMPAETNSAQSSFARTLSPVKSPLFMPPTALKSTTSSPLSSSQEILKDVAEMKEDLIRMSNILQTEPSSASKGFQSDSPKEAKIEDEEPCRIVEKVKQDLVKVSEILTKDTVKDSKTAIKMNKTDEAQCSKQAPVDPQPSNWSYPPRYETVVPQIKTKTIPDRDFNLLKVVDYLTNDIDSGSISKTADAKHKSDEVRREGEEKQKRMLKPEHKLKMPPANMRSSASEKELCKLADVLFGPDAMLESPDDISHDQDKSPLSDSGFETRSERTPSAPQSAEGMGPKALFQDIPPVITETRTEVVRVIRSYESPEDNKQPMMEDTRAVRYTDAEPKVLNASNVDQTKSFQMKISPDDDSMGKSMRVKEETHITTTTRMVYHKPQSKENASERMEESMSVHDIMKAFQSGRDPSRELAGLFEHRAGNDDTSQRDINSKPKVERIIEVHIEKGNKTEPTEVIIRETKNAPEKEMYFYQGNSGLSRQGEEEPEESLPCYLESSRVNTPMSQEDDSRPSSAQLMADDSYKALKLLSQQSVEYNDDESSELRGESYNFADKMLLSEKPDSSHSDTEEYLRDRSHFHSPDRSSYSQERSSGSRQEYILRSSNIDKSGENANVDDNFDKLTLLQYSSEPGSPKHSVWMRVTDDRQSQNREKLIYEDRVDRTVKEAEEKLSEVSQFFRDKTEKLNDELSSPEKKSRRSDFRETRSGPSSTHSSPERSTYKNGSSGEECRERFRDRFGSSDRKCASLPSSPERRVLLQYNDDNRKPGDGTSQGNAGDASKPFQMSCSKVSAVRLKFEQEAQKQEKGPQWGQTSNAPVRKLQESTLPVYQVFAGSNIPKSPDSPGSTRKVIESEVRGSSGPSPSANRYICSSPKHDTNGNEQEEKKSFKTWECHGNGNYKPQVSKLAHTLVQDAHGNDRNSQRQLQGFRDGITSKEETTKKTIYTELVVRENPNSSDVRTGSLKKNSESQIPVRMPCSFSENHQSTSLKLDTSVKLCERAGSQIPTLARNRLHGSSEANKSTNDSSVEKSSDSYDSSQSTVVCNGIDSDQVEYLENITPVVVTEGFKDIKPLPVYVSIQVGKQYEKETTGLLGTYQKIVSHESRTVHETRGAFYTVKQKQPPSPQGSPEDDTLEQVTFMDSSGKSPVTPETPSSEEVSLASRKTDSVIGYMPSMPSPIAEESEEDEGKTFIYTESLPQKTKPASSEPSNRNQETLKRPKEKRVAYIEFPPPPPLEAEHSDPEKRGSCASSEAETEMMEVNLQEEHDQHLLAEPIIRVQPPSPVPPGADDSNSSDDESIFHPIPNKKYTFKMKEKEEGEKRLKPKKPERNGNNKESGTNGVVKAEEEDLEQNDQSITDCSIATTEFSHDTDATEIDSLDGYDLQDEDDGLSEQDPKTSSLSNDGKTCDRSFSQSKLEVIEEEKTPSEDGGDNGKANSDQNIGDEKDYTLEGRHPDRQGDRQGFADNFFGYQLEEELNSTFKTVATKGLDFDPWSSKGGEGVFDAKAKEEDPKPFGLSVDDKSQATTPDTTPARTPTDESTPTSEPNPFPFHEGKMFEMTRSGAIDMSKRDFVEERLQFFQIGEHSSDGKSGDKGRGGKSPGVVTSQSKTGERGEGVKVETATDSSTSAKCSPAQTGTGCSDAPSGVTVAEITSSCTITASKVDPKLRTPIKMGIAVSITVKKDSGDLKECKAEMAESQMAEYINLENQSVESQSSGYTDPKLSERRDYPAENCNNNNNLESSSVQANYIQCGSVVFNLQSSSEPTLQKASRIEALFCSDSVERVEESSVQAEQRESEAIKEAETKQQKSRLPVKAPGWSFRTQATAIGKQKPKQVVKAEVRRRAEPVIAKVEPRSRIPIKDIKKSSTTSSPISVQVTAQSSRERVAIQLPSRFSIKNRSQVSSAGETSRENASEVCKRTIEYFKGISGETLKLADRLSDEEKKTQGEQSEEDSTSRSTSLSAPSQPSRSSRSGRGSRAEAGALSVRAKVDRASGSERSRRSRRTGGKEGSQVAGPRAPPVAEIKPSPQSPCERTDLRMAIVADHLGLSWTELAREMDFSVDEINHIRVENPNSLTAQSFMLLKKWVSRDGKNATTDALTGVLTKVNRMDIVTLLEGPIFDYGNISGTRSFADDNAVYLDQADDYHSILAELQSPVQLHSDPPFTELHSEPPTLTIDPTPVQLHPHPPTLILTQSEPWNDHMEPSVDPDTSTRTTLRPWELSLSIHTLHLDPTAATNTGMAEGDQVLMVQVEEEKKEVDISLQHQEDSRQTGASAVVAEGEAEEEAEEVVKGGGEEGVEVGEMAEEGDKVVEAKIGAKVVEGGKVAEEGAKVRVEGGKVEWAKVRVEGAKAVENGAEVVEEGGAYLSPQAWAEALGEQGVSGSTEEEDGDEDEKTEDKLKSLLEDIHLEEGSEEEDEEMTEARVQEIVSQVQQAEKDVCSLPGWHSDTSSVNVEPPTPGRSVSSDLLDRQENSQENSSDSITSSSRGEPARSRHNGDNTELPPQDGSLPVSQDSANGRTGRGKEEGTLVSERKVQQHFSESGSDEERTVTTRVFRRRVILKGEQAKNIPGESVTEEQFTDEDGNIITRKVIRKVIRRVSTPTPDDQGGDRGSWDRGDPWPCPFLLEEELEQGDGAKSRKEERSGEKKLQS